From Chaetodon auriga isolate fChaAug3 chromosome 10, fChaAug3.hap1, whole genome shotgun sequence, a single genomic window includes:
- the cables2b gene encoding CDK5 and ABL1 enzyme substrate 2: MAAAAACGQHSVAISAAVSGKKPHSNREHSRRNRENSRRRQAALLFLSNISLDGRPVQSNSAENEHKDTDLEGADSGSAAAAAAAGLCPGLGNSSYGTFSSLTGSASCGNVNPPLPPRTGLLTVPPILVLPSDTGFNDVGSAEVLLECRRGSFPSPGNSNLLSPSPSNTSLLPSPLGPRKSSTLLSVQSCNSVSSEPRQRTRNLSGGSPRPRHTKKIHFIKNMKQYDTRGSRIVLICAKRSLCAAFSVLPYGESFYLSDPTLNHPRRRHSSGNISTTLEMLPGLEGFHLETYSRSVSYAQFLYPTNALVRQKPSSTSDLMLQIPVSRSTHSMAGRSCPPSRLNSTVGLDLGVDDVTDYDPNLLSDPQWPCGKHKRVLIFASYMTTVIEYVKPSDLKKDMNETFKEKFPHIKLTLSKIRSLKREMRTVGEDCGLQPVTIAMAFVYFEKLVLQGRLNKQNRKLVSAACILLAAKISSDLKKQEVKHLIDKLEERFRISRRELISFEFTILVALEMALYLPESKVMPHYRRLVQQQQV; the protein is encoded by the exons ATGGCGGCGGCTGCTGCCTGCGGCCAGCACAGCGTTGCGATATCGGCCGCCGTTAGCGGCAAAAAACCGCATAGTAACAGGGAACACAGTCGGAGGAACCGGGAGAACTCTCGCCGGAGACAAGCTGCGCTTTTGTTTCTCAGTAACATCTCTCTGGACGGACGGCCAGTCCAGAGTAATTCAGCCGAGAATGAACACAAAGATACCGACTTGGAGGGAGCCGACTCCGGCTctgcggcggcggcggcagcggccGGGTTGTGCCCAGGGCTGGGTAACAGCAGCTACGGGACATTCTCCAGCTTAACAGGGTCCGCGAGCTGCGGGAACGTCAATCCCCCCCTGCCACCGAGGACGGGACTCCTCACCGTACCGCCCATCCTCGTCCTGCCGTCGGACACCGGGTTCAACGACGTGGGGAGCGCGGAGGTGCTGCTGGAGTGTCGCAGAGGCTCGTTCCCCTCGCCGGGGAACAGTAACCTGCTCTCGCCGTCCCCGTCCAACACCAGCCTGCTACCGTCGCCGCTGGGACCGCGGAAGTCTTCCACACTGCTGTCAGTTCAGAGCTGCAACTCGGTGTCCTCGGAGCCCCGACAAAG gaCTCGTAATCTCTCTGGTGGGTCTCCCAGACCTCGACACACCAAGAAGATCCACttcatcaaaaacatgaaacagtacGACACGAGAGGAAGCAG GATCGTGCTGATCTGTGCGAAGAGATCTCTGTGTGCTGCCTTCTCTGTTCTGCCCTACGGAGAAAGCTTCTACctcag tgACCCCACGTTAAACCACCCCAGGAGGAGGCACTCGTCTGGTAACATCTCCACCACCCTGGAGATGCTGCCGGGGCTGGAGGGCTTTCATCTGGAGACCTACAGCAGG TCGGTGTCGTACGCCCAGTTCCTGTACCCCACGAACGCCCTGGTGAGGCAGAAGCCGTCGTCTACCAGCGACCTGATGCTGCAGATTCCCGTGTCCAGAAGCACACACAGCATGGCGGGAAGGAGCTGCCCACCCAGCAGGCTGAACAGCACCGTGGGGCTGGACCTgg GTGTGGATGATGTGACAGACTACGACCCGAACCTCCTCAGTGACCCCCAGTGGCCTTGTGGGAAACACAAGCGGGTGCTGATCTTCGCCTCCTACATG ACGACGGTGATAGAATACGTCAAACCATCGGATCTGAAGAAAGATATGAACGAGACGTTTAAGGAGAAGTTTCCTCACATTAAACTCACCCTCAGCAAGATACGCAG TCtgaagagggagatgaggacGGTCGGGGAGGACTGCGGCCTGCAGCCCGTCACCATCGCGATGGCGTTCGTCTACTTTGAGAAGCTGGTGCTGCAGGGTCGACTCAATAAACAGAACAG GAAGCTGGTGTCAGCGGCTTGCATCCTATTGGCTGCTAAGATCAGCAGTGACCTCAAGAAGCAGGAGGTCAAACACCTCATTGAT aAGCTGGAGGAGCGTTTCAGGATCAGCAGGAGGGAGCTGATATCCTTTGAGTTCACCATCCTGGTCGCCCTGGAGATGGCGCTCTACCTTCCAGAGAGTAAAGTCATGCCTCATTACCGACGgctggtgcagcagcagcaggtgtag
- the LOC143327040 gene encoding uncharacterized protein LOC143327040: MRPLRPSMTFSDLQVETPSGPALQDANAEIFVLTEEEGGSITHGCQFFSSPFVSITNLTKSDSGWYRCGVHNILNSYEDFVIRVKDAPVASTPNWTPGALSPSVPSASSLTTAQSLSSSSGSSAPPSASPEASEQPEQQQTSAEGPGVLLYVGLTLLVMVGAFSAVVLIACRKSARKPKDPPVEAERMNAIESSRVYEEIQEENRRSGPPPGEISPLYSQATFPKLNAAEATDEYSLVTAATSQTTPEEESSKLTYSQLDFAASSLSGAPCGDAESVVYSAPRLQDASPPLYSTVTSHPL; this comes from the exons ATGAGGCCGCTACGTCCGTCAATGACCTTTAgtgacctgcaggtggagacACCCAGTGGAC CAGCGCTGCAGGATGCAAACGCTGAAATCTTCGTcctcacagaggaggagggaggaagcatCACGCACGGCTGCCAGTTCTTCAGCTCCCCATTtg TGAGCATCACAAACCTGACTAAGTCTGACTCTGGATGGTACAGATGTGGTGTGCACAACATTTTGAATTCATACGAGGATTTTGTGATCAGAGTCAAAGACG ctccGGTCGCTTCCACACCGAACTGGACTcctggagctctttcaccaTCAGTCCCATCGGCCTCCAGTCTGACCACAGCACAGAGTTTAAGCTCCAGCTCAGGAAGCTCCGCACCTCCATCAGCCTCCCCTGAAGCCTCCGAGCAGccggagcagcagcagacgtcAGCTGAAGGCCCAG GTGTGCTGCTGTACGTGGGCCTGACTTTGCTCGTCATGGTCGGTGCCTTTTCAGCAGTGGTGCTGATCGCCTGCAGGAAGAGCGCCCGCAAACCCAAAG ACCCTCCTGTGGAAGCTGAGCGCATGAACGCCATCGAG TCCAGTCGAGTGTATGAGGAGATCCAGGAGGAGAACAGACGGAGCGGACCTCCTCCTGGAGAAATATCCCCACTTTACTCTCAGGCCACATTCCCCAAACTGAACGCAGCTGAAGCTACAGATGAGTACAGCTTAGTCACCGCAGCCACTTCTCAGACGACC CCTGAAGAGGAGTCCAGTAAGCTCACCTACTCCCAGCTGGATTTTGCCGCGTCCTCGCTCTCTGGCGCCCCCTGTGGTGATGCAGAGAGCGTCGTCTACTCTGCGCCTCGGCTTCAGGACGCTTCCCCTCCTCTGTACTCCACCGTTACTTCTCATCCGCTGTAG